From Nicotiana tabacum cultivar K326 chromosome 20, ASM71507v2, whole genome shotgun sequence, one genomic window encodes:
- the LOC107775632 gene encoding uncharacterized protein LOC107775632: MEVYNNKLIQKMQRNMGISCWEEFEGDDFYNELRRQVLILTTEDEEDDQYSNEIKNSNKVEMKSYSVLQPAGVHFSWSGDKEDNNKVPKWLSDLWRKGNRDEVFNGTGVFIPHIVKSRRRNKPRRKNTEGGKAYRPVAAGNC; this comes from the exons atggaagtttacaatAACAAGCTGATACAAAAGATGCAGAGAAACATGGGAATAAGTTGCTGGGAAGAATTCGAAGGCGACGATTTTTACAATGAACTTAGAAGACAAGTGTTAATATTGACTacagaagatgaagaagatgatcaATATTCAAATGAAAtcaagaactcaaacaaagtagAAATGAAATCTTATTCAGTTCTACAACCTGCAGGAGTTCATTTTTCTTGGTCTGGAGATAAAGAGGATAACAACAAAGTTCCAAAATGGTTATCAGATTTGTGGAGAAAAGGCAATAGAGATGAAGTGTTCAATGGAACAGGAGTTTTCATACCACATATTGTCAAATCCAGAAGAAGAAATAAGCCAA GAAGGAAGAATACTGAAGGAGGAAAAGCATACAGGCCAGTGGCAGCAGGAAACTGCTAA
- the LOC107775633 gene encoding transcription factor TGA2.3-like isoform X2: MQAFKAAVLPAVTLNNNNNSNMYCHSSFYLRGDEASRHAAARFADIGELEQSTGFPQEDAVDLSRIYGEMRPNNVAVVSSNNNLHFGELNTSIGSTEMGSSETGGVEAGGRFMLHKAQTTMVGGGGVVGGGAVTLGNGHFENWADSGIADHSHSQQTDTSTDVDTDERNHQGQGVQHGALMAVDSIDQSKVKHGDQKTLRRLAQNREAARKSRLRKKAYVQQLETSRLKLSQLEQELKRARQQGMFIANGYAGDQSLSGGGNGALAFDMDYARWLEDHQRLISDLRSAVNSHRGDNELRLLVDGVMLHYDEIFKLKSVGAKSDVFHMLSGMWKTPAERCFMWLGGFRSSELLKILGNHLEPLTEQQLMGICNLQQSSQQAEDALSQGMEALQQSLVDTLSSTSLGPTGSGNVADYMGQMAIAMGKLATLENFLYQADLLRQQTLQQLHRILTTRQAARALLVISDYMSRLRALSSLWLARPKDQL; the protein is encoded by the exons atgcAAGCTTTCAAAGCAGCAGTATTACCAGCTGTTActcttaataataataacaattctAATATGTATTGCCACTCATCTTTTTACCTCAG AGGTGATGAAGCTAGTAGACATGCAGCAGCACGTTTTGCTGATATTGGAGAGCTTGAACAGTCTACAGGATTTCCTCAAGAAGATGCTGTTGATTTAAGCAGAA TCTATGGTGAGATGAGGCCAAACAATGTTGCTGTTGTTTCTTCTAATAATAACTTGCATTTTGGTGAACTTAATACG AGTATAGGGTCAACGGAAATGGGGTCATCAGAAACAGGAGGGGTGGAAGCAGGGGGAAGGTTTATGTTGCACAAGGCACAAACAACAATGGTGGGTGGTGGTGGTGTAGTAGGTGGTGGTGCTGTGACTTTGGGAAATGGCCATTTTGAGAATTGGGCTGATTCTGGCATTGCAGACCATAGCCACAGTCAGCAGACTGACACTTCCACAGATGTTGACACTGATGAAAGAAACCACCAG GGCCAAGGTGTTCAACATGGTGCATTAATGGCTGTGGACTCCATTGATCAGTCCAAAGTAAAGCATGGAGATCAGAAG ACACTGCGCAGGCTGGCTCAAAACCGAGAAGCTGCTAGGAAAAGTCGATTGAGGAAAAAA GCATATGTTCAACAGCTGGAGACTAGTAGGCTCAAACTATCACAGTTAGAGCAGGAACTAAAACGAGCCCGCCAACAG GGCATGTTTATTGCTAATGGATATGCGGGGGATCAGAGTCTTTCTGGTGGTGGAAATG GGGCATTGGCATTTGACATGGATTATGCACGTTGGCTAGAAGACCATCAGCGACTTATCAGTGATCTCCGATCAGCTGTAAATTCTCACAGGGGAGATAATGAGCTGCGCCTACTTGTTGATGGAGTGATGTTACATTATGACGAAATATTCAAGTTAAAGAGTGTCGGAGCAAAATCAGATGTTTTTCATATGCTGTCGGGCATGTGGAAGACTCCTGCGGAAAGGTGTTTCATGTGGTTGGGCGGATTTCGTTCTTCTGAGCTTCTAAAG ATTCTTGGAAACCACCTTGAACCGTTGACAGAGCAGCAGCTCATGGGCATATGTAATTTGCAGCAGTCTTCTCAGCAGGCCGAGGATGCCCTATCGCAGGGCATGGAAGCCCTGCAACAATCTCTTGTCGATACACTTTCATCAACTTCTCTTGGCCCTACTGGCTCTGGAAACGTAGCCGACTATATGGGGCAAATGGCAATCGCAATGGGCAAGCTTGCCACCCTTGAGAACTTCCTTTATCAG GCTGATCTTCTGAGACAACAAACTTTGCAACAATTGCATAGAATCTTGACCACTCGTCAAGCTGCTCGAGCCCTGCTTGTTATAAGTGATTACATGTCAAGGCTTCGGGCACTCAGTTCGTTGTGGTTAGCACGCCCCAAGGACCAACTCTAG
- the LOC107775633 gene encoding transcription factor TGA2.3-like isoform X1: MQAFKAAVLPAVTLNNNNNSNMYCHSSFYLRGDEASRHAAARFADIGELEQSTGFPQEDAVDLSRSSVYGEMRPNNVAVVSSNNNLHFGELNTSIGSTEMGSSETGGVEAGGRFMLHKAQTTMVGGGGVVGGGAVTLGNGHFENWADSGIADHSHSQQTDTSTDVDTDERNHQGQGVQHGALMAVDSIDQSKVKHGDQKTLRRLAQNREAARKSRLRKKAYVQQLETSRLKLSQLEQELKRARQQGMFIANGYAGDQSLSGGGNGALAFDMDYARWLEDHQRLISDLRSAVNSHRGDNELRLLVDGVMLHYDEIFKLKSVGAKSDVFHMLSGMWKTPAERCFMWLGGFRSSELLKILGNHLEPLTEQQLMGICNLQQSSQQAEDALSQGMEALQQSLVDTLSSTSLGPTGSGNVADYMGQMAIAMGKLATLENFLYQADLLRQQTLQQLHRILTTRQAARALLVISDYMSRLRALSSLWLARPKDQL; encoded by the exons atgcAAGCTTTCAAAGCAGCAGTATTACCAGCTGTTActcttaataataataacaattctAATATGTATTGCCACTCATCTTTTTACCTCAG AGGTGATGAAGCTAGTAGACATGCAGCAGCACGTTTTGCTGATATTGGAGAGCTTGAACAGTCTACAGGATTTCCTCAAGAAGATGCTGTTGATTTAAGCAGAA GTTCAGTCTATGGTGAGATGAGGCCAAACAATGTTGCTGTTGTTTCTTCTAATAATAACTTGCATTTTGGTGAACTTAATACG AGTATAGGGTCAACGGAAATGGGGTCATCAGAAACAGGAGGGGTGGAAGCAGGGGGAAGGTTTATGTTGCACAAGGCACAAACAACAATGGTGGGTGGTGGTGGTGTAGTAGGTGGTGGTGCTGTGACTTTGGGAAATGGCCATTTTGAGAATTGGGCTGATTCTGGCATTGCAGACCATAGCCACAGTCAGCAGACTGACACTTCCACAGATGTTGACACTGATGAAAGAAACCACCAG GGCCAAGGTGTTCAACATGGTGCATTAATGGCTGTGGACTCCATTGATCAGTCCAAAGTAAAGCATGGAGATCAGAAG ACACTGCGCAGGCTGGCTCAAAACCGAGAAGCTGCTAGGAAAAGTCGATTGAGGAAAAAA GCATATGTTCAACAGCTGGAGACTAGTAGGCTCAAACTATCACAGTTAGAGCAGGAACTAAAACGAGCCCGCCAACAG GGCATGTTTATTGCTAATGGATATGCGGGGGATCAGAGTCTTTCTGGTGGTGGAAATG GGGCATTGGCATTTGACATGGATTATGCACGTTGGCTAGAAGACCATCAGCGACTTATCAGTGATCTCCGATCAGCTGTAAATTCTCACAGGGGAGATAATGAGCTGCGCCTACTTGTTGATGGAGTGATGTTACATTATGACGAAATATTCAAGTTAAAGAGTGTCGGAGCAAAATCAGATGTTTTTCATATGCTGTCGGGCATGTGGAAGACTCCTGCGGAAAGGTGTTTCATGTGGTTGGGCGGATTTCGTTCTTCTGAGCTTCTAAAG ATTCTTGGAAACCACCTTGAACCGTTGACAGAGCAGCAGCTCATGGGCATATGTAATTTGCAGCAGTCTTCTCAGCAGGCCGAGGATGCCCTATCGCAGGGCATGGAAGCCCTGCAACAATCTCTTGTCGATACACTTTCATCAACTTCTCTTGGCCCTACTGGCTCTGGAAACGTAGCCGACTATATGGGGCAAATGGCAATCGCAATGGGCAAGCTTGCCACCCTTGAGAACTTCCTTTATCAG GCTGATCTTCTGAGACAACAAACTTTGCAACAATTGCATAGAATCTTGACCACTCGTCAAGCTGCTCGAGCCCTGCTTGTTATAAGTGATTACATGTCAAGGCTTCGGGCACTCAGTTCGTTGTGGTTAGCACGCCCCAAGGACCAACTCTAG